In Maridesulfovibrio sp., a single genomic region encodes these proteins:
- a CDS encoding peptide-binding protein, producing MQKNKGNMNRPAIVFMFFLFLALLAGCGDAPDVKKEEPAKEVAQATIDDSKPVFGGRLTDPVLAEPMCLLSALASDSASHGVASKLFVSLLKYNKNIELVPDAAESFEVLDGGKLLRFKLRKDIRWTDGVPLTAEDVEFTYKMMIDPDTPTAYAGDYRNVREFRLTGKYSFEVRYDKVFARSLISWANDILPKHILEHENLNETKYRREPIGAGPYKLKEWIPGRRLVLEANDDYFEGRPYIDELVYRVIPDQSTQFLEFKSGSLDDMELTPQQYLYQTKGGNWDSNFQKYKYLSFSYTYLGFNMESPFFKDVRVRQAVNYAIDKDEIVKGVLFGLGYPAIGPYKPGTWVYNDKLKPYGYHPEKALALLKEAGWTDTDGDGILDRDGKPFSFSIITNQGNSLRIKSATIIQNRLRKIGIDVKIRTIEWAAFLKEFIDKGRFDATILGWNILQDPDIYSVWHSSKAVPGGLNFIKYKNSEVDELLDRGRSTLDQAERKRIYDRVQEIMHEEQPYCFLYVPMSLPIFSKRIKGIEVAPAGLDYNANEWWIPKALQKKPTLQQ from the coding sequence ATGCAAAAAAATAAGGGCAACATGAACAGACCTGCGATAGTTTTTATGTTTTTTTTGTTTCTCGCACTGCTTGCAGGGTGTGGGGATGCTCCTGATGTTAAAAAAGAGGAGCCTGCGAAAGAGGTTGCGCAAGCGACGATTGATGACTCGAAACCGGTTTTCGGCGGCAGGCTGACCGACCCTGTGCTGGCGGAGCCTATGTGTCTCCTTTCGGCTCTGGCTTCCGATTCCGCCAGTCACGGAGTTGCAAGCAAGCTTTTCGTCTCGCTGCTGAAGTACAACAAGAATATTGAGCTTGTCCCGGACGCGGCCGAATCTTTCGAGGTTCTGGATGGCGGGAAGCTGCTGCGCTTCAAACTCAGGAAGGATATCCGCTGGACGGACGGAGTTCCTTTGACTGCCGAAGATGTGGAGTTCACATATAAAATGATGATCGATCCTGATACGCCTACGGCATATGCCGGGGATTACAGAAACGTCAGGGAATTCCGGCTGACCGGGAAATATTCGTTCGAAGTCCGTTACGATAAGGTGTTCGCCCGTTCCCTGATTTCCTGGGCAAACGACATCCTTCCGAAGCATATTCTTGAACACGAGAACCTGAACGAAACAAAATACAGGCGCGAGCCCATCGGCGCAGGCCCCTACAAACTCAAGGAATGGATTCCGGGCAGGCGGCTCGTGCTGGAGGCTAATGACGATTATTTTGAAGGCCGTCCGTATATTGATGAATTGGTCTACAGGGTCATACCGGACCAGTCCACGCAGTTTCTGGAATTCAAGAGCGGTTCTCTTGATGACATGGAGCTTACCCCCCAGCAGTATCTTTATCAGACCAAAGGGGGAAACTGGGATAGCAATTTTCAGAAATACAAATATCTGTCGTTCTCATACACCTACCTCGGCTTTAATATGGAGAGTCCTTTTTTCAAGGACGTCAGGGTGCGTCAGGCCGTCAATTACGCCATAGACAAGGATGAGATAGTAAAAGGGGTTCTGTTTGGGCTGGGCTATCCGGCAATCGGTCCGTACAAGCCGGGCACCTGGGTATACAACGACAAGCTCAAGCCTTACGGATATCATCCGGAAAAGGCTCTGGCCCTGCTTAAGGAAGCCGGGTGGACCGATACGGACGGGGACGGAATTCTCGACCGTGACGGCAAGCCTTTTTCCTTCAGCATCATCACCAATCAGGGAAATTCCTTGCGTATTAAGTCCGCAACAATTATTCAGAACCGGCTCAGGAAAATCGGTATAGATGTCAAGATACGGACAATTGAATGGGCTGCCTTTCTCAAGGAGTTTATTGACAAAGGTCGATTCGATGCCACTATTCTCGGTTGGAATATCTTGCAGGACCCGGATATCTATTCCGTATGGCACTCCTCCAAGGCCGTTCCCGGCGGCTTGAATTTCATCAAGTACAAGAACAGCGAAGTGGATGAATTGCTCGACAGGGGGCGCTCCACTCTGGATCAGGCTGAGCGGAAACGGATTTATGACCGCGTTCAGGAGATCATGCACGAAGAGCAGCCTTATTGTTTTCTTTATGTTCCCATGTCTCTGCCGATTTTCAGCAAGAGAATAAAGGGGATCGAAGTGGCCCCGGCAGGGCTTGATTACAATGCAAACGAGTGGTGGATTCCGAAAGCGCTGCAGAAGAAACCCACCTTACAGCAGTAG
- a CDS encoding SNF2-related protein, with the protein MSQNEETVVKSILKSFLSGTVPEYILDGSHSIVACDGVQRLELKKRERYWDVDASIQGEDFQIYSTELGLNLAEESINFYCNCPESFSGVCKHVGAAAIKLLQTIDTDEDQPEAQNTVDWRQNFRSFFATELEPEAGKHYILYRMYPEPERLQVAFFRARQNKSGLSQVQNEIELQDIIDKPDWSETSPGLPLVAEQIGHYLDYRGHRVEIPPGLHAWFFTAVKDEYYMFLRDTDIPIRIESRTMQLRLSPELSEEGLRFDILLSDEGKPPFSIMDDDEVFFYGRLPLWVYWKQGFYPVQTTLAPKLVQEMRIQNPVIPPADIPEFLDRVWTQIPVSDLHDHEEFLEKMQPFFVPATFNPKLYLNEEGSLLTIKIDNIYDTEHGEVSMGDPNPDLQTGSYRDGEKSYLVRRAQDEEAQLFSELRDMGFQPRSNSVWFMEQEAAITFLLDFYPQLVEAYRIYGEKNLTRYKVRLTSPQIVAEIETDEDNKWFNLDINVEYDDQRVPIDKIWEAWSQGKRYVQLKDGSYTSLPESWLKKLSHKLKALGYDPEQPPRQQYEQYETPVLDKIIEDLPDARTDEHFVKLREKIHNFDEIRMIDQPKALNATLRPYQVQGLSYLNFLREYRFGGILADEMGLGKTIQTLSFILSLHERGITGPNLIIVPTSVMPNWEREAQKFCPHLPLLTIYGSRREDLFKKIPESTIVITTYALLRRDLEELLKHEYTSVILDEAQNIKNPNTITAKSVRKLKSDMRLCLSGTPIENNLFELWSLFEFLMPGFLSSQHSFQRGIVKPIKDGDEETLNYLRTRVKPFILRRTKSEVAKDLPPKIETVHYCDLIEEQRELYNALAKRLKDQVLKDVDEKGMAKSQMSILDALLKLRQICCHPRLLKLDMPGLSTNLPSGKFDAFKDLVFDIVEGGHKVLVFSQFVQMLHVIRSWLTIKDIPFAYLDGSSKDRFDQVDRFNDSPDIPIFLISLKAGGTGLNLTSADYVIHYDPWWNPAVENQATDRTHRIGQKRQVFAYKMICQNTVEEKILKLQEMKKNVADAIIPGQSALKSLTRDDLEMLFEI; encoded by the coding sequence ATGTCACAAAATGAAGAAACCGTAGTTAAATCGATTCTGAAATCATTTTTATCCGGTACCGTACCGGAATATATCCTCGACGGCTCACACTCTATTGTGGCCTGTGACGGAGTACAGCGTCTTGAATTGAAAAAAAGAGAAAGATACTGGGATGTAGACGCGTCAATCCAGGGAGAAGATTTCCAGATATATTCCACGGAACTCGGCCTCAATCTGGCCGAGGAAAGCATAAATTTCTACTGCAACTGTCCTGAATCGTTTTCCGGGGTATGCAAACATGTCGGTGCTGCGGCCATAAAGCTGCTTCAGACTATTGATACTGACGAGGATCAGCCGGAGGCACAGAACACCGTTGACTGGCGCCAGAACTTCCGATCCTTTTTTGCCACGGAACTGGAGCCGGAAGCGGGCAAGCACTATATCCTGTACCGCATGTACCCGGAACCGGAACGCCTGCAGGTTGCTTTTTTCAGAGCCAGACAGAACAAGTCCGGCCTGTCTCAGGTGCAGAACGAAATCGAGCTGCAGGATATAATCGACAAGCCGGACTGGAGCGAAACGTCACCCGGCCTTCCGCTGGTGGCCGAACAGATCGGGCATTACCTTGATTACCGCGGGCACCGGGTGGAAATCCCTCCGGGGCTGCATGCCTGGTTTTTCACTGCTGTAAAGGATGAATACTACATGTTCCTGCGGGATACGGATATTCCGATCCGCATTGAAAGCAGGACCATGCAGCTCAGACTCTCTCCGGAGCTTTCCGAGGAAGGCCTCAGGTTCGATATACTTTTGTCTGATGAAGGCAAACCGCCGTTTTCCATCATGGATGATGATGAGGTCTTTTTTTACGGGCGGCTGCCCCTGTGGGTATACTGGAAACAGGGATTCTACCCCGTCCAGACCACCCTTGCGCCCAAGCTGGTGCAGGAAATGCGCATACAGAATCCGGTGATTCCCCCCGCGGACATACCGGAATTCCTTGACCGCGTCTGGACCCAGATTCCGGTATCCGACCTGCATGATCACGAAGAATTTCTGGAAAAGATGCAGCCGTTCTTCGTTCCCGCAACCTTCAATCCCAAGCTTTACCTCAACGAGGAAGGCTCGCTGCTGACGATCAAGATCGACAACATCTACGATACCGAGCACGGGGAAGTCTCCATGGGAGATCCCAACCCGGATCTGCAGACCGGAAGTTACAGGGACGGCGAAAAATCCTACCTGGTCCGCCGGGCACAGGACGAGGAAGCACAGCTTTTTTCGGAACTCAGAGACATGGGATTCCAGCCGAGAAGCAACTCGGTCTGGTTCATGGAACAGGAAGCGGCCATAACCTTTCTGCTGGACTTTTACCCGCAGCTTGTCGAAGCCTACAGAATATACGGGGAAAAGAACCTTACCCGCTACAAGGTAAGACTTACCTCGCCTCAGATTGTCGCCGAAATCGAGACTGACGAAGACAACAAGTGGTTCAACCTCGACATCAACGTGGAATACGACGACCAGCGGGTACCCATTGATAAGATATGGGAAGCCTGGAGTCAGGGCAAACGGTACGTGCAGTTGAAGGACGGCTCCTATACAAGCCTGCCTGAATCATGGCTCAAGAAACTCAGCCACAAGCTCAAGGCTCTGGGTTACGATCCCGAACAGCCGCCAAGACAGCAGTACGAACAATATGAAACTCCGGTTCTCGATAAGATCATTGAGGATCTCCCCGATGCCAGAACAGATGAACATTTCGTCAAGCTCAGGGAAAAGATTCATAACTTCGATGAAATCAGGATGATTGATCAGCCCAAGGCGCTCAATGCCACCCTGCGGCCGTATCAGGTTCAGGGGCTCAGCTATCTCAACTTCCTGCGTGAATACCGCTTCGGCGGGATTCTGGCTGACGAAATGGGGCTGGGTAAAACCATCCAGACCCTGTCGTTCATCCTTTCTCTGCACGAACGGGGAATCACCGGTCCGAACCTGATCATTGTTCCCACTTCGGTAATGCCGAACTGGGAAAGGGAAGCACAAAAATTCTGTCCGCATCTGCCCCTGCTGACCATTTACGGTTCAAGGCGTGAAGACCTGTTCAAAAAGATTCCTGAATCGACCATCGTCATCACCACCTATGCGCTGCTGCGGCGGGATCTGGAAGAACTGCTCAAGCACGAATACACATCGGTTATTCTGGACGAAGCCCAGAACATCAAAAACCCGAATACCATAACGGCAAAATCGGTCCGCAAGCTCAAGAGCGACATGAGACTGTGTCTCTCCGGTACGCCGATAGAAAACAACCTTTTTGAACTGTGGTCCCTGTTTGAATTCCTCATGCCCGGATTCCTCAGTTCACAGCATTCGTTCCAGCGCGGAATAGTAAAACCGATCAAGGACGGGGACGAGGAAACTCTGAACTATCTGCGGACAAGGGTAAAACCCTTTATCCTGCGCCGCACCAAGTCTGAAGTGGCCAAAGACCTGCCGCCCAAGATCGAGACCGTGCATTACTGCGACCTCATCGAGGAGCAGAGGGAGCTCTACAACGCTCTTGCAAAGCGGCTCAAGGACCAGGTGCTCAAGGATGTGGACGAAAAAGGCATGGCCAAAAGCCAGATGTCCATACTCGACGCCCTGCTCAAACTCAGGCAGATCTGCTGCCATCCGCGCCTGCTCAAACTGGATATGCCCGGACTTTCCACCAACCTGCCCTCCGGCAAGTTCGATGCGTTCAAGGACCTGGTCTTTGATATCGTGGAAGGTGGACACAAGGTGCTGGTCTTCTCACAGTTCGTACAGATGCTGCATGTGATCCGCTCCTGGCTGACCATCAAGGATATTCCGTTTGCCTATCTTGACGGCTCCAGCAAGGACCGTTTCGATCAGGTTGACCGCTTCAATGACAGCCCGGACATCCCCATCTTCCTCATTTCTCTGAAGGCTGGCGGAACCGGACTGAACCTGACCTCTGCCGACTACGTGATCCACTACGACCCGTGGTGGAACCCGGCAGTGGAAAACCAGGCAACAGACCGTACGCACCGCATAGGACAGAAGCGTCAGGTCTTTGCGTACAAGATGATCTGCCAGAACACGGTGGAAGAAAAAATACTCAAGCTGCAGGAAATGAAGAAAAACGTTGCGGATGCCATTATTCCCGGCCAGTCCGCCCTCAAGTCGCTCACCCGTGACGATCTTGAAATGTTGTTCGAAATTTAA
- a CDS encoding PilZ domain-containing protein yields MNCNTEIAVIAYADSGNCCPSLGTYPELNIRHCRDLESFLDEMLENDFSGVILEMKKVMSTPANDRNKIFALAAGRPMMRIRGNGRQTLPVDDPVCFRNDCMQRKTRSTRLYERVPVSLQVQLSHEDDHVMAREFYANVENLSEAGCFITTETDLSANRFVHMRFHDISNKLPVYGAIRWSAAKENGKFGYGLQFVKISDDQKQELIEKHISPNLLANSPAEIE; encoded by the coding sequence ATGAACTGTAATACTGAAATTGCCGTGATAGCCTATGCGGACAGCGGCAACTGCTGCCCGTCACTCGGAACATATCCGGAACTGAACATCAGACACTGCCGGGACCTGGAAAGCTTTCTTGATGAAATGCTCGAAAACGATTTTTCAGGTGTTATCCTGGAGATGAAAAAAGTCATGAGCACACCGGCAAATGATCGAAACAAGATATTCGCCCTTGCTGCCGGCAGACCCATGATGAGAATACGAGGAAATGGTCGGCAGACATTGCCGGTTGACGACCCGGTCTGTTTTCGCAATGACTGCATGCAGAGAAAAACCAGATCAACCCGCCTGTATGAAAGGGTTCCCGTTTCTCTGCAGGTGCAGCTCAGCCACGAGGACGACCACGTAATGGCAAGGGAGTTCTACGCCAATGTCGAGAACCTGTCCGAAGCAGGATGCTTCATAACAACCGAAACCGACCTTTCCGCAAACAGATTCGTACACATGAGATTTCACGACATCTCAAACAAACTTCCTGTATACGGGGCCATCCGCTGGTCTGCTGCAAAAGAAAACGGAAAATTCGGGTACGGACTGCAATTTGTGAAAATTAGCGATGACCAGAAACAGGAACTTATCGAAAAACACATCTCACCGAACCTCCTCGCGAACAGCCCCGCTGAAATAGAATAA
- a CDS encoding efflux RND transporter periplasmic adaptor subunit, with amino-acid sequence MRNTILFLMLTMLLLPGCKEEVQVEQPIRPVRVLKITDQNMPEQRKFPGKVKATREATLAFRVPGQIEHFDVKEGDFVAKGQVIAELDQRDFQAAVADLEAKLLGARSVMNEARLNYERNGKLLASDTVAQSSFDSAKSTYESSRARVNSLVQELRRAKLNLQYTRLVAPFSGTIAVKSVDNHEFIQAKEPIVQLEDTSALDVVVDVPENIWVRGFINKDSRTFNAFARFESYPGRDFKLGIKEFQTKANSETQTYEVTLKMEKPEGLSIHPGMTAEVVASMPETKGVKTVSVPVSAVVGFPDQDKFVWIYEKGTVKKRNVKIGRIIGDRFEVHKGVNPGEQVVVSGAHYLREGQEVKILKGRIGGRG; translated from the coding sequence ATGCGCAATACAATATTATTTTTGATGCTGACAATGCTGCTTCTACCGGGATGCAAAGAAGAAGTTCAGGTGGAGCAGCCCATACGCCCTGTGCGGGTTCTTAAAATAACAGACCAGAACATGCCGGAACAACGCAAATTTCCCGGCAAGGTCAAGGCCACCCGTGAGGCGACCCTTGCATTCCGGGTTCCGGGGCAGATTGAACATTTTGATGTAAAGGAAGGCGATTTCGTTGCAAAGGGACAGGTGATTGCCGAGCTTGACCAGCGGGATTTTCAGGCCGCGGTAGCAGATCTGGAAGCAAAGCTTCTGGGCGCAAGGTCTGTGATGAACGAAGCCAGACTTAATTATGAACGCAACGGCAAACTGCTCGCTTCCGATACCGTGGCCCAGTCTTCCTTTGATTCAGCCAAAAGTACGTATGAAAGCAGCCGGGCCCGGGTCAACTCGCTGGTTCAGGAACTGCGCCGGGCCAAGCTCAACCTGCAGTACACCCGGCTGGTAGCACCCTTCAGCGGAACAATTGCCGTAAAATCAGTGGACAATCATGAATTCATCCAGGCCAAGGAGCCTATTGTGCAGCTTGAGGACACATCAGCTCTGGATGTGGTTGTGGATGTGCCGGAAAACATATGGGTTCGCGGATTCATCAATAAGGACAGCCGCACCTTCAACGCCTTTGCCAGGTTTGAAAGTTACCCGGGCCGCGATTTCAAGCTTGGGATCAAGGAGTTCCAGACAAAGGCCAATTCCGAGACCCAGACCTATGAGGTAACCCTCAAAATGGAAAAACCCGAGGGACTGTCCATACATCCGGGTATGACCGCAGAGGTCGTGGCCAGTATGCCGGAGACAAAAGGAGTGAAAACTGTTTCCGTACCTGTTTCAGCCGTTGTCGGCTTTCCGGATCAGGACAAATTCGTCTGGATCTACGAAAAGGGCACTGTGAAGAAACGCAATGTCAAAATAGGCAGAATCATCGGCGACAGGTTTGAAGTCCACAAGGGGGTCAACCCCGGCGAACAGGTTGTCGTATCCGGAGCGCATTACCTGCGCGAAGGACAGGAAGTTAAGATCCTGAAGGGCAGAATCGGAGGCCGGGGATGA
- a CDS encoding efflux RND transporter permease subunit, producing the protein MSLARLTIEKKTVSVVLTIVFFLYGIMAFLNMPRLEDPEFTIKEALVVTSYPGATPSEVADEVTDVIEGAAQQLKQLKKVTSISNRGQSIVTVEVQDRYDKDTLPQVWDELRRKVSDAQPSLPPGAGKSLVIDDFSDVYGILLSISGDGYSQQDLQDYVTFLRKQLLLVDNVAKITVWGEQQETVFVEISRARMARLGVSLDSIYKTLSNRNLVVKSGNVKVGREYIEISPSGGVESVEDLGDLYIRDGSGRLVPLRDVAEIHRGYQSPPSQLMSFNGRNAVAIGISMTPSANVVDLGVAINKKLDELQAQTPVGMNVEHVYFQPSRVEAAVNSFVINLAEAVVIVIIVLLLFMGLQSGLLIGAILLITICGSFIFIQMAGVALERISLGALIIALGMLVDNAIVVTEGVLIRYQKGMDRIQSAIDVVEQSKWPLLGGTVIAIMAFAGIGFSPDKVGEFCRSLFIVLFISLMMSWVTAVTVTPLLCEIFLRPKISESGDPYGGVLFRIYRGILEFCLRNRVLTMATLFLMLVGSIYGFGYVKQSFFPDSTQPRFYIHYWLPQGTDIRATAEDVNEIAAVIRKDEQVKNVTTFTGEGAPRFILTYSPEKTASSYGMLLVEVKDYETTGEVMARYKKYLETNYPDAEPKVKKFKLGPGRAASIEVRFSGPDTSVLRRISRDAQEIMLAGGKTESVRDDWRQDVKIISPVISEAQAKIAGITRPDLAKAMNMFFTGTNVGIYREGDKLLPIVARPPDKERLDVTQIGDVQIFSPVAGRMIPVEEVVSGFETNIEPGKLCTRNRMLTVTVSCEPVSGLPSMLFKELRPQIEAMKLPAGYSMEWGGEYEDSKDAQTSLAKCLGGPFLIMIIVTIMLFNNLRVPAIIWLTVPLSIIGVTWGLLATGEPFGFMALLGFLSLSGMLIKNAIVLLDQINIELADGKPPYRAVMDAALSRIRPVAMASGTTILGMLPLVTDAFFSAMAVTIMAGLAFATVLTLLVVPVLYSMFYKVKNPS; encoded by the coding sequence ATGAGTCTTGCACGGCTGACCATTGAGAAGAAAACCGTCTCAGTGGTCCTGACAATTGTGTTTTTTCTATACGGGATAATGGCGTTTCTGAATATGCCCCGCCTTGAAGATCCCGAATTCACTATCAAGGAAGCGCTGGTAGTAACCTCGTACCCCGGAGCCACTCCCTCGGAAGTGGCTGACGAAGTCACCGATGTGATTGAAGGGGCGGCCCAGCAACTCAAACAACTCAAGAAGGTAACCTCCATCTCCAACCGTGGACAGTCCATTGTCACCGTTGAAGTGCAGGACCGATATGACAAGGACACCCTGCCCCAAGTCTGGGACGAACTCCGCCGGAAGGTCAGTGATGCCCAGCCATCCCTCCCCCCCGGGGCAGGGAAGTCCCTTGTCATAGATGATTTCAGTGATGTTTACGGAATTCTGCTTTCAATTTCCGGGGACGGATACTCTCAGCAGGATCTGCAGGATTATGTGACGTTCCTGCGCAAGCAGCTGCTGCTGGTGGACAATGTGGCCAAGATCACGGTCTGGGGGGAACAGCAGGAAACCGTATTCGTGGAGATTTCAAGGGCGCGTATGGCCCGGTTGGGAGTCTCCCTTGATTCGATTTACAAAACTCTGTCCAACCGCAACCTTGTGGTCAAATCCGGCAACGTCAAGGTCGGCAGGGAATATATCGAGATCTCACCGTCAGGCGGAGTTGAATCGGTTGAAGACCTTGGGGACCTCTACATAAGGGACGGTTCGGGCAGACTGGTTCCGCTACGGGACGTGGCCGAAATTCATCGCGGTTATCAAAGCCCGCCCTCGCAGTTGATGAGCTTCAACGGGCGCAATGCCGTTGCCATCGGAATTTCCATGACTCCATCGGCCAATGTGGTCGACCTTGGCGTAGCCATCAATAAAAAGCTGGATGAACTGCAGGCCCAGACCCCGGTTGGCATGAATGTGGAACATGTGTACTTCCAGCCGAGCCGAGTGGAAGCCGCAGTCAATTCCTTTGTCATAAACCTGGCTGAAGCCGTGGTCATCGTCATTATCGTACTGCTGCTGTTCATGGGGCTGCAATCCGGTCTGCTCATCGGGGCAATCCTGCTCATCACCATCTGCGGATCGTTCATTTTCATCCAGATGGCGGGAGTGGCGCTGGAACGCATTTCCCTCGGCGCGCTGATCATTGCACTGGGAATGCTTGTGGACAACGCCATTGTGGTAACGGAAGGCGTGCTCATCCGCTACCAGAAAGGCATGGACCGCATCCAATCCGCAATTGACGTTGTAGAGCAAAGCAAGTGGCCTCTTCTCGGCGGCACAGTCATAGCGATTATGGCTTTTGCCGGAATAGGATTCAGTCCGGACAAGGTCGGCGAATTCTGCCGATCCCTGTTTATTGTCCTGTTCATCTCACTGATGATGAGCTGGGTAACTGCAGTGACAGTAACCCCGCTGCTCTGTGAAATATTCCTGCGGCCCAAAATCAGCGAATCCGGTGATCCATATGGAGGAGTCCTCTTTCGCATATATCGCGGCATTCTCGAATTCTGCCTGCGCAACCGGGTTTTGACCATGGCAACCCTGTTCCTGATGCTGGTGGGGTCAATATACGGTTTCGGCTACGTCAAGCAGAGTTTCTTTCCGGACTCCACCCAGCCCCGTTTTTATATCCACTACTGGTTACCGCAGGGAACGGATATCCGGGCCACGGCTGAGGATGTAAATGAAATAGCAGCGGTAATAAGGAAAGACGAGCAGGTCAAAAATGTGACCACTTTCACCGGCGAAGGAGCACCCCGTTTTATCCTGACCTATTCCCCGGAAAAGACGGCTTCATCATACGGCATGCTGCTGGTGGAAGTGAAGGATTATGAAACTACCGGCGAGGTCATGGCCCGCTATAAAAAATATCTTGAAACAAACTATCCTGATGCTGAACCAAAGGTAAAAAAATTCAAGCTTGGTCCAGGCCGGGCTGCCTCCATTGAAGTCCGGTTCAGCGGTCCGGACACATCTGTTTTGCGGAGGATATCACGCGACGCACAGGAAATAATGCTTGCTGGAGGAAAAACGGAATCAGTACGAGATGACTGGCGGCAGGATGTCAAAATCATCAGCCCGGTCATATCGGAGGCACAGGCCAAAATCGCGGGTATCACCCGTCCGGACCTGGCAAAAGCCATGAATATGTTTTTCACCGGCACCAACGTGGGAATCTACAGGGAAGGTGACAAGCTCCTGCCTATTGTTGCCCGCCCCCCGGACAAGGAGAGGCTGGATGTAACCCAGATAGGGGATGTACAGATATTCAGCCCTGTGGCCGGGCGCATGATACCAGTAGAGGAAGTCGTTTCCGGATTTGAAACAAATATCGAACCGGGCAAACTGTGCACACGCAACCGCATGCTGACCGTGACCGTATCCTGCGAGCCGGTAAGCGGCCTGCCTTCGATGCTTTTCAAAGAGCTTCGTCCGCAGATCGAAGCCATGAAACTTCCCGCGGGATACTCCATGGAATGGGGCGGGGAATATGAAGACTCCAAGGACGCCCAGACCAGTCTTGCAAAATGTCTCGGCGGCCCGTTCCTGATCATGATCATCGTAACCATAATGCTCTTCAACAACCTGCGGGTCCCGGCCATAATCTGGCTGACTGTGCCCCTGTCCATCATCGGGGTAACCTGGGGACTGCTGGCCACGGGAGAGCCGTTCGGGTTCATGGCTCTGCTGGGCTTCCTTTCACTTTCGGGAATGCTCATCAAAAACGCCATCGTCCTGCTGGACCAGATCAACATAGAACTGGCTGACGGCAAGCCCCCATACCGTGCGGTCATGGATGCGGCGCTGAGCCGTATCCGCCCGGTGGCCATGGCTTCCGGCACAACCATACTCGGCATGCTCCCGCTGGTAACCGATGCCTTCTTCTCGGCCATGGCGGTTACCATCATGGCAGGTCTGGCCTTTGCCACAGTGCTGACACTGCTGGTTGTTCCGGTTCTTTATTCCATGTTCTACAAGGTCAAAAACCCTTCATAA